Proteins encoded within one genomic window of Hevea brasiliensis isolate MT/VB/25A 57/8 chromosome 8, ASM3005281v1, whole genome shotgun sequence:
- the LOC110649682 gene encoding probable LRR receptor-like serine/threonine-protein kinase At3g47570, giving the protein MGLSFRSLSVYFSSLCLLSIIHLLCFSFLALAIHRNNNTDRLALLELKAKITDDPFGVMNSWNSTLHFCSWHHVTCGRRHPRVTMLYLSSLKLSGSISPHVGNLSFLRELYLENNSFHHEIPTEIGNLRRLQILHLYNNSFSGQIPASIFNCSNLVLFYLHHNNLVGRIPAGLGSLKKLKEISFGANNLTGTLPPSLGNLSSLQKLYVRRNNLHGVVPDTLGQLMNLRILSLNENKFFGTIPPSFFNLSLIEVVAMAYNNLEGRLPWSLGISLPNLQFFFISDNQFTGSIPPSISNASSLDVLQLSRNNFTGSLPSLEKLHRLMILSVAVNHLGNRKADDLEFLSTLSNATNLQQFSIAQNNFGGKLPEQFCNFSKKLQLFFIQDNQIFGNLPSGISDCVSLEYLVVGENNLSGSIPSSIGKLLNLGGLNLGYNDFSGSIPSSIGNMTNLFRMDLSNNKLQGMIPSSLGNCKNLIELDLSNNNFIGPIPPQIFGSSPLSMGLSLSRNHLSGSIPMEVGNSKAIGYLSLSENTLSGVIPSGLSSCTSLELLDLGANLFRGSVPSSLSTVPIEGVFKNASATSVAGNRNLCGGMPNLRLPPCKLQQSKRGLTITLKIIISIVSVLIGATLLLICFFLCLSRKRKRESSSTSHGKELLKLSYQSLLKATNGFSSDNLIGTGSFGSVYKGILDQGGTVVAVKVFKLINREASKSFIAECEVLRNVRHRNLVKVLTACSGVDYHGNDFKALVYDFMVNGSLDGWLHSTLGLDEVPRTLSVLQKLNIAIDIACALEYLQHHCGTPIVHCDLKPSNILLDEEMTAHVSDFGLVKLLSNVTLGYTNQSSSVGVRGTIGYCPPEYGMGSQVSTSGDIFSFGILLLEMFTGKRPTDHIIKDGMNLHNFVKKALPEEVTQILDPKNNLPHIQPHANATSVHNHNLGNMRNNMFIECLISIFEIGISCSAESPQERLNIGDIVAQLSSIRKKILETRLQW; this is encoded by the exons atggggcTTTCTTTCAGGAGTTTGTCAGTATATTTCTCATCCTTATGCCTCCTTTCTATCATTCATCTCTTGTGCTTCAGCTTTCTGGCCCTTGCCATCCATAGGAACAACAACACAGATCGACTTGCTTTGTTGGAACTCAAGGCCAAAATAACTGATGACCCTTTTGGGGTTATGAACTCATGGAATAGCACCCTTCACTTCTGCAGCTGGCACCACGTCACATGTGGGCGTAGGCACCCAAGGGTCACAATGTTATACCTGAGCTCCCTCAAACTTTCAGGTTCCATATCACCACATGTTGGCAATTTGAGCTTTTTAAGGGAGTTGTACCTTGAAAATAATAGCTTCCACCATGAGATTCCTACTGAGATAGGCAACTTGCGGAGACTGCAAATACTGCATCTTTACAATAATTCATTTAGTGGTCAAATTCCTGCGAGCATATTTAATTGTTCTAACCTTGTTTTGTTTTATTTGCATCATAACAATCTGGTAGGTAGAATCCCTGCGGGGCTAGGTTCCTTGAAGAAGCTCAAAGAAATCTCTTTTGGCGCCAATAATTTAACAGGGACTCTCCCACCATCTTTGGGCAATCTTTCTTCTCTTCAGAAACTATATGTGAGGAGAAATAATTTGCATGGTGTTGTCCCTGATACTTTAGGCCAATTGATGAATCTAAGGATTTTATCCTTGAATGAAAATAAGTTTTTTGGCACTATCCCTCCTTCATTCTTCAACCTCTCTTTGATCGAGGTTGTAGCCATGGCATACAACAACCTAGAAGGTAGACTTCCCTGGAGCTTAGGCATCTCTCTTCCAAATCTCCAATTCTTCTTCATTTCAGATAACCAATTTACAGGATCTATTCCACCGTCAATTTCAAATGCCTCAAGTCTAGATGTGCTTCAGTTAAGCCGAAATAATTTTACTGGAAGCTTGCCTTCTCTTGAGAAGTTGCATAGGCTTATGATATTATCAGTTGCTGTAAACCATTTAGGAAATAGGAAAGCTGATGACCTGGAGTTTCTTTCCACTTTGTCTAATGCCACCAATTTACAGCAATTTTCTATAGCCCAAAATAACTTTGGAGGGAAGCTGCCTGAACAATTCTGCAACTTTTCAAAAAAGCTCCAGTTGTTTTTCATACAAGACAATCAAATATTCGGAAACCTCCCCTCTGGAATAAGTGATTGTGTTTCATTGGAATATCTGGTTGTAGGAGAGAACAATCTGTCAGGTTCCATTCCTTCTAGCATTGGAAAGCTTCTAAATCTTGGAGGATTGAATCTTGGTTATAATGATTTCTCGGGATCTATTCCTTCCTCTATAGGAAACATGACAAATTTATTTCGCATGGATTTATCAAATAATAAGCTTCAAGGCATGATCCCTTCGAGTCTGGGGAATTGCAAAAATTTGATAGAGTTAGATCTTTCAAATAACAATTTTATTGGTCCTATACCTCCACAAATTTTTGGATCCTCCCCTTTATCAATGGGTCTTTCCTTATCCAGAAACCATTTGTCAGGCTCCATTCCCATGGAAGTAGGAAATTCGAAAGCTATAGGATACCTAAGCCTTTCCGAGAACACGTTATCAGGAGTGATTCCCAGTGGTCTTAGCAGTTGTACGAGTCTAGAATTGTTGGACTTGGGTGCCAACTTGTTTCGAGGCTCTGTTCCTTCATCTCTAA GTACAGTACCAATAGAAGGAGTTTTCAAGAATGCAAGTGCCACATCGGTTGCAGGAAATAGAAATCTTTGTGGTGGCATGCCTAATTTGAGGTTACCTCCATGTAAGCTTCAGCAGTCAAAGAGGGGATTGACTATAACATTGAAGATTATAATCTCAATAGTTTCTGTGCTTATAGGTGCAACGCTTTTGCTGATTTGTTTCTTTCTGTGCCTatcaagaaagagaaaaagagaatctTCCTCAACATCTCATGGGAAGGAGCTATTGAAGTTGTCTTATCAAAGTCTTCTCAAAGCTACTAATGGATTCTCTTCAGATAATTTAATTGGTACAGGTAGCTTTGGGTCAGTTTATAAAGGAATTCTTGATCAAGGAGGAACTGTGGTTGCGGTGAAGGTGTTTAAGCTTATTAATCGAGAAGCTTCAAAGAGTTTTATAGCTGAATGTGAGGTCTTACGAAATGTTAGACATCGAAATCTTGTCAAAGTGCTCACAGCTTGTTCAGGTGTTGATTATCATGGTAATGATTTCAAAGCTTTGGTTTATGATTTCATGGTCAATGGAAGCTTAGATGGTTGGTTGCATTCAACTCTTGGATTAGATGAAGTACCAAGGACTTTAAGTGTTCTCCAAAAGCTGAATATTGCCATTGATATTGCTTGTGCATTGGAATATCTTCAACATCATTGTGGAACACCAATCGTTCATTGTGATCTAAAACCAAGTAATATCCTTCTCGATGAAGAAATGACTGCACATGTAAGTGATTTTGGATTAGTGAAGCTTCTTTCCAATGTCACCCTTGGTTATACAAATCAATCCAGCTCTGTTGGAGTAAGAGGAACTATTGGTTATTGTCCTCCag AATATGGTATGGGAAGTCAAGTATCAACATCAGGTGATATTTTTAGCTTTGGCATACTTTTGTTGGAGATGTTCACGGGAAAGAGGCCTACTGATCACATAATCAAAGATGGTATGAATCTTCACAATTTTGTTAAGAAAGCCTTACCTGAAGAAGTGACACAAATTCTAGATCCGAAGAACAACCTTCCTCATATACAGCCCCATGCAAATGCAACATCAGTTCATAACCACAATCTTGGGAACATGAGAAACAACATGTTTATTGAGTGCTTGATTTCAATATTTGAAATTGGAATCTCTTGTTCTGCTGAATCACCACAAGAGCGCTTGAATATTGGTGATATTGTTGCTCAACTCTCTTCCATCCGAAAGAAAATCTTAGAGACTCGATTACAATGGTAG
- the LOC110649685 gene encoding probable LRR receptor-like serine/threonine-protein kinase At3g47570, producing MSSAPPLSKRNEPPTTPRSEPPPKKPKTSASTPSSSATLVLICFFLCLSRKRRESWTTSHGKELLKLSYQSLLKATNGFSSDNLIGIGSFGSVYKGILDQEGIVIAVKVFKLMNREASKSFIAEVLRNVRHRNLVKVLTACSGVDYHGNDFKALVYEFMVNGSLDGWLHPTLGLDEVPRTLSVLQKLNVAIDIACALEYLQHHCGTPIVHCDIKPSNILLDEEMTAHVSDFGLVKFLSNVTLSYTNQSSSIGVRGTIGYCPPEYGIGSQTSTSGDIFSYGILLLEMFTGKRPTDHMFKEGTSLRNFVKRALPEQVTQILDPNNNLPPMQMQHGFKATVL from the exons ATGTCATCTGCACCTCCTCTCTCAAAGCGCAACGAACCACCCACCACCCCAAGGtcagagcctccacccaaaaagccaaaGACTTCAGCCTCCACACCCTCTTCCA GTGCAACGCTTGTGCTGATTTGTTTCTTTCTGTGCCTATCAAGAAAGAGAAGAGAGTCTTGGACAACATCTCATGGGAAGGAGCTATTGAAGTTGTCTTATCAAAGTCTCCTCAAAGCTACTAATGGATTCTCTTCAGACAATTTAATTGGTATTGGTAGCTTTGGGTCAGTATACAAAGGAAttcttgatcaagaaggaattgtGATTGCGGTGAAGGTGTTTAAGCTTATGAATCGAGAAGCTTCAAAGAGTTTTATAGCTGAGGTCTTACGAAATGTTAGACATCGAAATCTTGTCAAAGTGCTCACAGCCTGTTCAGGTGTTGATTATCATGGCAATGATTTCAAAGCTTTGGTTTATGAGTTCATGGTCAATGGAAGCTTAGATGGTTGGTTGCATCCAACTCTTGGATTAGATGAAGTACCAAGGACTTTAAGTGTTCTCCAAAAGCTGAATGTTGCCATTGATATTGCTTGTGCATTGGAATATCTTCAACATCATTGTGGAACACCAATCGTTCATTGTGATATAAAACCAAGTAATATCCTTCTCGATGAAGAAATGACTGCACATGTAAGTGATTTTGGACTAGTGAAGTTTCTTTCCAATGTCACCCTTAGTTATACAAATCAATCCAGCTCCATCGGAGTAAGAGGAACTATTGGTTATTGTCCTCCag AGTATGGTATAGGAAGTCAAACATCAACATCAGGTGACATTTTTAGTTATGGCATACTCTTGTTGGAGATGTTCACGGGAAAAAGGCCTACTGATCACATGTTCAAGGAAGGCACGAGTCTTCgcaattttgttaagagagctttacctgaacaagtaacacaaattCTGGATCCCAATAACAACCTTCCTCCAATGCAAATGCAACATGGGTTCAAAGCCACAGTCTTGTGA